From the genome of Candidatus Electrothrix communis, one region includes:
- a CDS encoding DUF1232 domain-containing protein gives MATGKLNFLSRLLGMGRHAVAVFRAKETPFYVKTILGLGLVYIVSPWDLIPEALPILGILDDFTLAALLIAWANGFRLPEQDDPDDKQ, from the coding sequence ATGGCTACGGGTAAATTGAATTTCCTGTCCCGCCTGCTAGGTATGGGCCGACATGCGGTTGCCGTGTTCAGAGCAAAAGAGACACCGTTCTACGTTAAAACCATTCTGGGCCTCGGCTTGGTGTATATCGTTTCGCCTTGGGATCTCATCCCGGAAGCGCTGCCGATTCTCGGTATCCTGGATGATTTCACCTTGGCCGCCCTACTCATTGCCTGGGCAAACGGTTTTCGCCTGCCTGAACAGGATGATCCCGACGATAAACAGTAG
- the amrA gene encoding AmmeMemoRadiSam system protein A has product MLTDLRKKILLRLARQTIEEELGQQATDPVAEEELDDLDLRQHHGVFVTLNLDGMLRGCIGSLLGLEPLIAGVRRHAINAALRDNRFPLLTVNELPMVVIEISVLTPPQNLEYTDSSDLISRLQPSVDGVILKIPGGAGATFLPQVWEQLPEPETFLRHLCLKAGLPAESWQHGDLTVQTYQACHFDEKKFFKRS; this is encoded by the coding sequence ATGCTCACAGATCTCCGAAAAAAAATCCTACTCCGCCTGGCCCGGCAGACCATAGAAGAAGAACTTGGTCAGCAGGCAACCGATCCGGTTGCAGAAGAAGAACTGGATGATCTGGATCTCCGGCAGCATCACGGCGTCTTTGTCACCCTGAACCTTGACGGGATGCTCCGGGGCTGCATCGGCAGCCTCCTGGGCCTAGAACCGCTCATTGCTGGGGTACGCAGACATGCCATCAATGCGGCCCTGCGTGATAATCGTTTCCCCTTGCTGACCGTGAACGAACTACCGATGGTGGTCATTGAAATCTCCGTCCTGACCCCACCGCAGAACCTGGAATATACAGACAGCAGCGACCTCATCAGCCGCTTACAGCCTAGCGTTGACGGAGTTATCCTCAAGATACCCGGCGGTGCTGGCGCAACCTTTCTCCCGCAAGTCTGGGAGCAACTCCCGGAGCCGGAAACCTTTCTCCGCCACCTCTGCCTCAAGGCAGGCCTGCCCGCTGAAAGCTGGCAACACGGAGACCTCACCGTACAGACCTATCAGGCCTGTCATTTTGATGAAAAAAAATTCTTTAAACGATCATGA
- the bioB gene encoding biotin synthase BioB, with translation MKTDDSPQKIAERIMAGAHIDSATACTLARSADQQSLWAAADELRRYFMGNRFHLCSIINARSGNCTENCRFCAQSARYHTGVTTYGLIKREQAINLALDNEAHGVHRLSLVTSGHSVDKETWKELAELYAEINEQTTMELCASMGFLDQERAEQLAEAGITRYHCNLETNQERFAEVCSTHSWQDKVDTLITAAEAGMSVCSGGIIGMGETMEDRIALALELQELGVQSIPVNILTPIVGTPFAELEPLSAEEILTTIALFRFINPDAVIRIAGGRQQLGKEQYRCFAAGANGAIVGNYLTTTGSSITEDLEALEKMGFTFRRAKG, from the coding sequence ATGAAGACAGATGACTCTCCACAGAAAATCGCAGAGCGGATAATGGCCGGGGCACATATCGACTCTGCAACGGCCTGCACGCTTGCCCGCTCTGCCGACCAACAGAGCCTCTGGGCTGCTGCTGATGAACTTCGCCGTTACTTCATGGGAAACCGATTCCACCTCTGCTCCATCATCAATGCCCGCAGCGGCAACTGCACCGAGAACTGCCGCTTCTGCGCCCAGTCAGCCCGCTACCACACCGGAGTAACCACCTACGGTCTGATCAAGCGAGAACAGGCCATCAACCTTGCCTTGGATAACGAGGCCCACGGGGTCCATCGCCTTTCTCTGGTCACCAGCGGCCATTCCGTGGACAAGGAAACCTGGAAAGAGCTGGCCGAGCTGTATGCGGAAATCAACGAGCAGACCACTATGGAGCTTTGCGCCTCTATGGGCTTTCTTGATCAGGAGCGGGCCGAACAACTGGCAGAGGCCGGGATCACCCGTTACCACTGTAATCTGGAAACCAATCAGGAGCGTTTTGCCGAAGTCTGCTCCACCCACAGCTGGCAGGACAAGGTGGATACCCTGATCACTGCGGCTGAGGCAGGCATGTCGGTCTGCTCCGGCGGTATTATCGGTATGGGCGAAACCATGGAGGATCGGATCGCACTTGCCCTTGAACTGCAGGAACTCGGGGTTCAATCCATCCCCGTCAATATCCTGACCCCCATTGTCGGAACCCCCTTTGCCGAGCTGGAGCCGCTTTCTGCGGAGGAAATCCTGACCACCATAGCTCTGTTCCGCTTTATCAATCCGGATGCGGTGATCCGCATTGCCGGAGGCAGACAGCAGTTAGGGAAGGAGCAGTATCGTTGTTTTGCTGCCGGGGCCAACGGAGCCATTGTCGGCAATTATTTGACCACAACGGGGAGCTCCATCACTGAGGATCTTGAGGCATTAGAAAAGATGGGGTTTACGTTTAGGCGGGCTAAAGGGTAA
- the yjjJ gene encoding type II toxin-antitoxin system HipA family toxin YjjJ codes for MPLTIREYLQRGPATSKEIQSATGLSQTAVSRQLRNMADSVIRVREGRVILYAVTRNAFGGTDKLPLGMVDSQGNTVLVAFVRPLAHGEFFIERSPGASSLLLGENEKGLSDDLPYFLLELSPQGFIGRKIALEMAAQSDLFPSDPKRWTSEHIGRYLLSNGDDLPGNFKFGEQAMLRVRRKPVSIADSDYPALAQRAIEGEVPGSSAGGEQPKFTAFSDKSEAHVIVKFSPKGHNELARRWRDILLTEYHAAQVLHKWSFSVAETRLFEAGGRLFLESQRFDRIGVNGRRSMISLSSLDAEFCGIGAGWPQVLEALFEQKLISSEHVHKAESLWFFGKLINNTDMHLGNMSMAMDGDVFSLLPIYDMCSMGFAPRSGGEVAGYSFVPRVLSETQFVDQAALQRIEEMAYTFWERIAAEERISDEFRAFLGLGNPLR; via the coding sequence ATGCCGTTAACAATCAGAGAATACCTTCAGAGAGGTCCGGCAACATCAAAAGAAATTCAGTCCGCCACCGGGTTGAGTCAGACCGCTGTATCCCGGCAGCTGAGAAATATGGCGGACAGCGTGATCAGGGTACGGGAAGGTCGAGTAATTCTGTACGCAGTAACACGGAATGCCTTTGGCGGGACCGATAAATTACCCCTAGGCATGGTTGATTCGCAGGGGAACACGGTGCTTGTTGCCTTTGTTCGCCCTTTAGCCCACGGCGAATTTTTTATAGAGCGGTCTCCAGGGGCATCATCCTTGCTGCTGGGAGAGAATGAAAAAGGGCTCTCTGATGATCTACCCTATTTCTTACTGGAGTTAAGTCCGCAAGGTTTCATCGGGAGAAAGATTGCTTTGGAAATGGCTGCGCAGTCTGATCTGTTTCCCTCTGATCCGAAGCGTTGGACCAGTGAGCATATCGGGCGTTATCTGCTTTCAAATGGTGATGATTTACCGGGAAATTTTAAATTTGGAGAGCAGGCCATGTTGCGGGTGCGGAGAAAGCCTGTTTCCATTGCTGATTCTGATTACCCTGCACTTGCCCAACGCGCGATAGAGGGGGAGGTTCCAGGTTCCTCTGCCGGTGGTGAACAGCCTAAATTCACGGCATTCAGTGACAAAAGTGAAGCTCATGTCATTGTGAAGTTTTCTCCCAAAGGACACAATGAGCTTGCCCGACGGTGGCGCGATATTTTACTGACAGAGTATCATGCTGCTCAGGTTCTTCATAAATGGAGTTTTTCTGTTGCTGAAACACGATTGTTTGAAGCAGGTGGTCGGCTATTTTTGGAATCACAGCGATTTGATCGGATTGGTGTGAATGGGCGGAGGTCTATGATTTCCCTTTCTTCTCTTGACGCGGAGTTTTGTGGAATAGGGGCAGGGTGGCCGCAGGTGCTTGAAGCGCTGTTTGAACAAAAGTTAATCAGTTCAGAACATGTTCACAAAGCAGAGTCATTATGGTTCTTTGGCAAGTTGATCAATAATACCGATATGCACTTAGGCAATATGAGTATGGCTATGGATGGGGATGTATTCAGCTTGTTACCTATATATGATATGTGTTCTATGGGATTTGCACCGAGAAGTGGTGGGGAGGTGGCGGGGTATTCTTTTGTTCCGAGAGTATTGAGCGAAACTCAGTTTGTTGATCAGGCTGCCTTGCAGCGTATAGAAGAAATGGCTTATACGTTTTGGGAACGTATTGCGGCTGAAGAGAGGATTTCGGATGAGTTTAGGGCGTTTTTGGGGTTGGGGAATCCTCTGAGATAG
- a CDS encoding mechanosensitive ion channel, whose amino-acid sequence MEDLVVKLQEWIVLYGLKIGAAILILILGRLAALAIRSFVDRMLTKSRVDVTLASFLTSGSYLAIMAFVIIAALSKLGIQTASFVAVLGAAGLAVGLALQGSLSNFAAGTLLIIFKPFKVGDYIEAAGTAGTVKEIGIFTTELRTPDNKKVIVPNAKASGDNIVNYTATGQRRVDMIASVSYSDDLDKAREILNSILAGDERILEDPAPIVAVLQLADSSVNFAVRPWVNTPDYWDVYFNIQEKIKKRFDTEGITIPFPQHDMHLHRGEDLSVK is encoded by the coding sequence ATGGAAGATCTAGTCGTGAAACTCCAGGAATGGATCGTGTTGTACGGGCTGAAAATAGGCGCAGCCATCTTAATTCTCATCCTTGGCCGCTTGGCCGCACTCGCCATCCGATCTTTTGTGGACCGGATGCTCACCAAGAGCCGGGTTGATGTCACCCTTGCCTCTTTTCTAACCAGCGGATCCTACCTAGCAATAATGGCCTTTGTCATTATTGCGGCCTTGAGCAAACTAGGCATCCAGACCGCATCCTTTGTTGCCGTCCTAGGTGCAGCCGGTCTTGCCGTAGGTCTGGCCCTGCAAGGCTCTCTTTCCAACTTCGCAGCAGGCACGCTCCTGATTATCTTTAAACCCTTTAAGGTGGGAGATTATATCGAGGCTGCCGGGACAGCAGGGACGGTGAAGGAAATAGGGATCTTCACCACAGAACTCAGAACCCCGGACAACAAAAAGGTCATTGTTCCCAACGCAAAAGCCTCAGGGGACAATATTGTCAACTACACCGCCACAGGCCAGAGACGGGTAGATATGATTGCCAGTGTCAGCTACAGCGATGATTTGGATAAGGCCCGAGAGATCCTCAACAGCATTCTTGCTGGAGACGAGCGTATTCTCGAAGACCCCGCCCCGATCGTGGCAGTCCTGCAACTGGCTGACAGCAGCGTAAATTTTGCAGTTCGCCCCTGGGTGAACACCCCGGACTACTGGGATGTTTACTTTAATATCCAAGAAAAAATCAAGAAACGATTCGACACTGAAGGCATTACCATTCCCTTCCCACAACACGATATGCACCTCCATAGAGGAGAGGATCTGTCCGTCAAATAG
- a CDS encoding PEGA domain-containing protein encodes MKVAEKEYQAKGKELELKLPVGAHQLIVRKPSYAPVEKEVIIKDQDQTLPITLEMIHYQLSIIPNVANSSISVSCANGQKYFGIASPENPFQVGTSAQSCSVLAENQGYQHIGQEIFLTGDQELPITLKQLFLVTVYTNLDLSTVLLNGKEVGKAGTKTPAVLSIPNGKYAITVSNPQSANPIQQELLLNKDQRLNIDLPLPQVTIKVNVKGATLLVDQKEHQLSGKQLTLGLPLGSHHITAQKKGYITIQREVLVRDGAQTFFELLPSVHPLSIRSNIDKTAIYVKCKDGKEYSGPASPQTPFHFEAIAGTCTISASREGYKQLTKTVTLPNEKDISVQLVAEEKEQILKLENRTEQVKGLETGPEMKTEAISAPKPSITPLVKPTPKPALESKPELKPDLLPVTLKKVTETKEKILKPEKIKQRVKGLETGPRTKSEAKPTPKPAPKPTPKPKPDPLQIKAEKKGCENELSVGMPELCD; translated from the coding sequence ATCAAAGTCGCGGAAAAAGAATATCAAGCCAAAGGAAAGGAGCTTGAACTAAAGCTGCCTGTTGGCGCTCACCAGCTTATTGTCCGCAAACCGAGCTATGCTCCTGTGGAAAAAGAAGTTATCATCAAGGACCAAGATCAGACCCTACCGATTACGTTAGAAATGATACATTATCAGCTCTCTATCATTCCTAACGTGGCCAACAGTTCCATCTCGGTGTCCTGTGCAAACGGACAAAAATATTTCGGCATTGCATCGCCGGAAAATCCTTTTCAGGTTGGAACTTCCGCTCAATCATGCAGCGTCCTAGCGGAAAATCAAGGCTACCAGCATATCGGTCAGGAGATATTTCTGACAGGGGATCAGGAGCTACCCATCACCTTGAAGCAGCTCTTCCTGGTCACTGTCTATACAAATCTGGACCTCAGTACGGTCTTGCTGAACGGCAAAGAAGTTGGAAAGGCCGGAACCAAAACACCTGCTGTCCTCTCCATACCGAATGGCAAGTACGCCATCACTGTCTCCAACCCGCAGTCCGCAAACCCTATTCAGCAAGAACTTCTGCTCAACAAGGATCAGCGCCTGAATATCGACCTGCCGCTTCCACAGGTAACCATCAAAGTAAACGTGAAAGGAGCAACACTCCTTGTCGACCAAAAAGAACACCAGCTCTCTGGAAAACAGCTCACCCTTGGGCTACCGTTGGGCAGCCATCATATTACTGCGCAAAAAAAAGGATATATCACCATCCAGCGTGAGGTCCTTGTCCGGGACGGAGCCCAAACCTTTTTCGAACTGCTGCCATCGGTCCATCCCCTCTCCATCAGATCAAATATTGACAAGACCGCCATATATGTTAAGTGCAAAGATGGAAAAGAATATTCCGGTCCTGCTTCACCACAAACACCCTTTCATTTTGAAGCGATCGCCGGGACCTGTACAATATCGGCAAGCCGAGAGGGATATAAGCAGTTGACGAAAACCGTGACCCTTCCAAATGAAAAAGACATTTCCGTTCAACTGGTTGCTGAAGAAAAAGAACAGATTCTGAAGCTGGAGAACAGAACAGAACAGGTAAAGGGGCTTGAAACGGGACCTGAGATGAAAACGGAAGCAATATCTGCTCCGAAACCCTCAATAACGCCTCTGGTGAAACCTACACCGAAGCCTGCTCTGGAATCCAAACCGGAACTGAAGCCAGATCTTCTTCCTGTAACTCTTAAAAAAGTTACTGAAACAAAAGAAAAGATCCTGAAGCCGGAGAAAATAAAACAACGAGTAAAGGGGCTTGAAACGGGACCTCGGACAAAATCAGAAGCAAAACCTACACCGAAGCCTGCGCCGAAACCTACACCGAAACCCAAGCCAGACCCGCTGCAAATAAAGGCTGAGAAAAAAGGGTGTGAGAATGAACTCAGTGTCGGGATGCCGGAGCTATGTGACTGA
- a CDS encoding OmpA family protein: protein MNIIGHTSKQGEFQYNMTLSSDRAAYIKNRLVQESATPKLEERITVAGKGETATKDGSVPDSDQNMIDRRVEFELFNCSR, encoded by the coding sequence ATGAACATCATCGGTCACACGAGCAAGCAGGGAGAATTTCAATATAATATGACCCTTTCCAGTGATCGTGCTGCCTATATCAAAAACCGGCTGGTTCAGGAATCAGCAACTCCAAAGCTCGAAGAACGCATTACGGTGGCAGGAAAAGGAGAAACAGCCACCAAGGACGGCAGTGTACCGGACAGCGATCAAAATATGATTGATCGACGGGTTGAGTTCGAGCTCTTTAACTGCTCGCGCTGA